One Streptomyces sp. NBC_00223 genomic window carries:
- a CDS encoding alpha-L-fucosidase, with protein MPMQPWFPDAKLGIFVHYGVYAVDGVPESWSFYNGQLTREQYMRQLAGFTASSYDPGAWARLFARAGARYAVLTARHHDGVALWDTAQDGLSVARDTPAGRDLIAGYADALRQQGLKVGLYYSHSDWSHPDYPTVRHPHPDPHEAPVNDIRFSTPEPGAEDPAAWRRFLAYRDAQVAELTTRYRPDLLWFDGEWERSEEQWGIDELADRILAVNPRTVLNARMLSRGDYATPEQGVPLQAPDGPWELCLTVNDSWGYQAQDDHHKSVGRLVRYFAETIGAGGNLLLDVGPREDGTIMPEQAARLAGLGDWIARHTPAVYGTVAGLPAGHHYGPSTLSADHRTLYLTCFDVPRETVSVRGLRNQVHRVSVVGTGTELRHRVTGGHGQVPGVLWIDAPPADDLDGHATVLALELDGELDLYRGSGRA; from the coding sequence ATGCCCATGCAGCCCTGGTTCCCCGACGCCAAACTCGGCATCTTCGTCCACTACGGCGTCTACGCCGTCGACGGCGTGCCCGAGTCCTGGTCGTTCTACAACGGGCAGCTCACCCGCGAGCAGTACATGAGACAGCTCGCCGGATTCACCGCCTCCTCGTACGACCCCGGCGCCTGGGCCCGGCTGTTCGCGCGGGCGGGCGCGCGCTACGCGGTGCTGACGGCCCGTCACCACGACGGCGTGGCCCTGTGGGACACCGCGCAGGACGGCCTGTCGGTGGCCCGCGACACCCCGGCCGGCCGCGACCTGATCGCCGGATACGCCGACGCGCTGCGCCAGCAGGGCCTGAAGGTCGGTCTGTACTACTCCCACTCGGACTGGTCGCACCCCGACTACCCCACCGTCCGCCATCCCCACCCCGACCCGCACGAGGCGCCGGTCAACGACATCCGGTTCAGTACCCCCGAGCCCGGCGCCGAGGACCCGGCCGCCTGGCGCCGCTTCCTGGCCTACCGCGACGCGCAGGTGGCCGAGCTGACCACCCGCTACCGGCCGGACCTGCTCTGGTTCGACGGCGAGTGGGAGCGCTCCGAGGAGCAGTGGGGGATCGACGAACTCGCCGACCGGATCCTCGCCGTCAACCCGCGCACCGTGCTCAACGCCCGCATGCTCAGCCGCGGCGACTACGCCACCCCCGAGCAGGGCGTACCGCTCCAAGCCCCGGACGGGCCCTGGGAGTTGTGCCTAACGGTCAATGACTCCTGGGGTTACCAGGCACAGGACGACCACCACAAGAGCGTCGGCCGGCTCGTCCGCTACTTCGCCGAGACCATCGGCGCGGGCGGCAATCTGCTGCTGGACGTCGGCCCCCGCGAGGACGGCACGATCATGCCCGAGCAGGCCGCCCGGCTGGCCGGTCTCGGCGACTGGATCGCCCGGCACACCCCGGCGGTCTACGGCACGGTCGCCGGACTGCCCGCGGGCCACCACTACGGCCCGAGCACGCTCTCCGCCGACCACCGCACCCTCTATCTGACCTGCTTCGACGTACCGCGCGAGACCGTCTCGGTACGCGGCCTGCGCAATCAGGTGCACCGGGTCTCGGTGGTCGGCACCGGCACCGAGCTGCGCCACCGGGTCACCGGCGGCCACGGCCAGGTGCCAGGTGTGCTGTGGATCGACGCGCCGCCCGCCGACGACCTCGACGGGCACGCCACCGTCCTCGCCCTCGAACTCGACGGCGAACTCGACCTCTACCGGGGCAGCGGCCGGGCCTGA
- a CDS encoding carbohydrate ABC transporter permease — translation MAVSTGPAPAARASAPTPARDPFRAGARWHRTERRVSPYLYIAPFFLVFGVFGLFPLLYTAYVSLTGWRADTDGSEHTFVGLANYRALLHDQFFWNALKNTLGIGLLSTVPQLLLALGLAHLLNYRLRGRTFIRMGVLLPNVTSVAAVTIIFVQLFGRDFGLVNWFLGLFGVPHTDWQAGTWSSWIGISTIVTWRWTGYNALIYLAAMQAVPFELYEAAAIDGASRFRQFRSITVPSLRPTILFTVITSTIGALQMFGEPLLFSASQTPMAGGSQHQFQTMALYSYDQFWGKFKYGYGAAISWAMFLVIVVIVALNFLLARRMNGVEAS, via the coding sequence GTGGCAGTCTCCACCGGCCCCGCGCCCGCCGCCCGCGCGAGCGCGCCGACCCCCGCCCGGGACCCGTTCCGGGCGGGGGCCCGCTGGCACCGCACCGAGCGCCGTGTGTCGCCGTATCTCTACATCGCGCCGTTCTTCCTGGTCTTCGGCGTCTTCGGGCTCTTCCCGCTGCTCTACACCGCGTATGTCTCGCTCACCGGCTGGCGGGCCGACACCGACGGCAGCGAGCACACCTTCGTCGGCCTGGCCAACTACCGCGCCCTGCTGCATGACCAGTTCTTCTGGAACGCGCTCAAGAACACCCTCGGCATCGGGCTGCTGTCCACCGTCCCGCAACTGCTGCTCGCGCTCGGCCTGGCCCATCTGCTCAACTACCGCCTGCGCGGCCGTACGTTCATCCGGATGGGGGTGCTGCTGCCCAACGTCACCTCGGTCGCGGCCGTCACCATCATCTTCGTCCAGCTCTTCGGGCGGGACTTCGGCCTGGTCAACTGGTTCCTCGGCCTGTTCGGGGTACCGCACACCGACTGGCAGGCCGGCACCTGGTCCTCCTGGATCGGCATCTCCACCATCGTCACCTGGCGCTGGACCGGCTACAACGCGCTGATCTACCTCGCCGCGATGCAGGCCGTCCCGTTCGAGCTGTACGAGGCCGCCGCGATCGACGGCGCCAGCCGATTCCGGCAGTTCCGCTCGATCACCGTCCCCTCGCTGCGGCCGACGATCCTGTTCACCGTCATCACCTCGACCATCGGCGCCCTGCAGATGTTCGGCGAGCCACTGCTGTTCAGCGCCAGCCAGACCCCGATGGCCGGCGGCTCCCAGCACCAGTTCCAGACCATGGCGCTCTACTCGTACGACCAGTTCTGGGGCAAGTTCAAGTACGGCTACGGCGCCGCCATTTCCTGGGCCATGTTCCTGGTGATCGTCGTGATCGTGGCCCTCAACTTCCTGCTCGCCCGCCGTATGAACGGAGTTGAGGCCTCGTGA
- a CDS encoding ABC transporter substrate-binding protein, which produces MRRDSGNRPGTLLAGGAAALAVALLVTGCGGGSSSKSAAKDDPDAKVTLTVNLFSDFGYKELYAQYHKLHPNVTIKENRADMGAHHQNLHAHLVAGSGTADIEAIEIGQVAGFQSQASKFVNFLDHGVDKNQWVPSKTAPASSRDGSSLFGLGTDMGGLALCYRADLFQKAGLPTDRTQVSALLSSWDAYFATGKQFLAKSPDKKAKWFDAGSNVFSAMTAQDAQAFYDADGKVIATTNPSVKTAFDAVSGAIKDGESAGIAAFTPAWDTGFRKSQFATVTCPAWMSYEFKANPPTDGGTWDMASIPGGGGNWGGSYLTVPTQGKHIDAAVDLAKWLTAPAQEAWLFKTKGFFPSDQALWSQPDIANLTDSMFNSAPTGKLFSDSAKNLNPQPLGPHGADIGNIYGNGLVSVEQGKASPDKAWSNSNAEIKNIGE; this is translated from the coding sequence ATGCGCCGCGACTCAGGAAACAGACCCGGAACCCTGCTCGCGGGAGGCGCGGCCGCCCTGGCCGTCGCGCTCCTGGTCACCGGCTGCGGCGGCGGCAGCTCGTCGAAGTCCGCCGCCAAGGACGACCCCGACGCCAAGGTCACCCTCACCGTCAATCTGTTCTCGGACTTCGGCTACAAGGAGCTGTACGCCCAGTACCACAAGCTCCACCCCAACGTCACGATCAAGGAGAACCGCGCCGACATGGGCGCGCACCACCAGAATCTGCACGCCCACCTGGTGGCCGGCAGCGGTACCGCCGACATCGAGGCGATCGAGATCGGCCAGGTGGCCGGCTTCCAGTCGCAGGCGAGCAAGTTCGTGAACTTCCTCGACCACGGCGTCGACAAGAACCAGTGGGTGCCCTCCAAGACCGCCCCCGCCTCCAGCCGGGACGGCTCCTCGCTCTTCGGCCTCGGCACCGACATGGGCGGCCTGGCGCTGTGCTACCGCGCCGACCTGTTCCAGAAGGCCGGGCTGCCCACCGACCGCACCCAGGTCTCCGCGCTGCTGTCCAGCTGGGACGCGTACTTCGCGACCGGCAAGCAGTTCCTGGCCAAGAGCCCGGACAAGAAGGCCAAGTGGTTCGACGCGGGCAGCAATGTCTTCTCCGCGATGACCGCCCAGGACGCGCAGGCGTTCTACGACGCCGACGGCAAGGTCATCGCGACCACCAACCCCTCGGTCAAGACGGCCTTCGACGCGGTCAGCGGCGCCATCAAGGACGGCGAGTCCGCGGGCATTGCGGCCTTCACCCCCGCCTGGGACACCGGTTTCCGCAAGAGCCAGTTCGCCACCGTCACCTGCCCGGCGTGGATGAGCTACGAGTTCAAGGCCAACCCGCCCACCGACGGCGGCACGTGGGACATGGCCTCCATCCCCGGCGGCGGCGGCAACTGGGGCGGCTCGTATCTGACGGTGCCCACGCAGGGCAAGCACATCGACGCGGCGGTCGACCTGGCCAAGTGGCTGACCGCGCCCGCCCAGGAGGCGTGGCTGTTCAAGACCAAGGGCTTCTTCCCCTCCGACCAGGCGCTGTGGAGCCAGCCGGACATCGCGAACCTGACCGACTCGATGTTCAACAGCGCGCCCACCGGCAAGCTCTTCTCCGACTCCGCCAAGAACCTCAACCCGCAGCCGCTCGGCCCGCACGGCGCCGACATCGGCAACATCTACGGCAACGGCCTGGTCTCCGTCGAGCAGGGCAAGGCAAGCCCTGACAAGGCGTGGTCCAACTCCAACGCCGAGATCAAGAACATCGGCGAATAG
- a CDS encoding galactose-binding domain-containing protein produces MDNVTVSQTTGNAPAPLTDPAVPGSASNVHVTGSQGNWQLTVDGKPWQVKGVTWGPSAATADAHMRDLKSMGVNTLRTWGTDASSKPLLDSAAAYGLKVVSGFWLNQGADYVNDTAYKNNTLNDIKNWVTTYKNHPGVLMWDVGNEVLLTTQDHYSGDQIEQQRIAYAKFVEQVTQAIHAIDPNHPVTSTDAWTGAWPYYKQYTPSLDLYAVNSYGAVCNVKQDWINGGYTKPYIVTESGDAGEWEVPNDANGVPTQPTDTQMRDGYLSAWNCIAGHTGVALGATMFNYGQENDFGGVWFNVLPAGWKRLAYYSVAKDFGGSPQANTPPVISSLSVGNAGAVPAGGTFNVTASASDPNGDLIRYQLMYSHKYVDGGTGLNQVDFTQTGNGTFTATAPKTLGVWKVYVYAYDGHGNVGIETKSFRVVAPTVSGTNVALGRPTTASTYQATGNGAPFPPSNATDGNWNTRWASEWSDPQWIQVDLGQSRAVKHIQLGWESAYGKSYQVQVSDNGSTWTTVYSTTTGSGGVDTVDVNASGRYVRVNLTQRGTAYGYSLYEFGVYA; encoded by the coding sequence ATCGACAACGTCACGGTCTCGCAGACCACCGGCAACGCGCCGGCCCCGCTGACCGACCCGGCGGTGCCGGGCAGCGCCAGCAATGTGCACGTCACCGGCAGCCAGGGCAACTGGCAGCTGACCGTGGACGGCAAGCCCTGGCAGGTCAAGGGCGTCACCTGGGGTCCGTCGGCCGCCACCGCCGACGCCCATATGCGCGACCTCAAGTCGATGGGCGTCAACACCCTGCGCACCTGGGGCACCGACGCGAGCAGCAAGCCGCTGCTCGACTCGGCCGCCGCCTACGGGCTCAAGGTCGTCAGCGGCTTCTGGCTCAACCAGGGCGCGGACTACGTCAACGACACCGCGTACAAGAACAACACGCTCAACGACATCAAGAACTGGGTGACCACCTACAAGAACCACCCGGGTGTGCTGATGTGGGACGTCGGCAACGAGGTGCTGCTCACCACGCAGGACCACTACTCCGGTGACCAGATCGAGCAGCAGCGCATCGCCTACGCGAAGTTCGTGGAGCAGGTGACACAGGCGATCCACGCGATCGACCCCAACCACCCGGTGACGTCCACCGACGCGTGGACGGGCGCGTGGCCGTACTACAAGCAGTACACGCCGTCGCTCGACCTGTACGCGGTCAACTCCTACGGCGCGGTGTGCAACGTCAAGCAGGACTGGATCAACGGCGGTTACACCAAGCCGTACATCGTCACCGAGTCCGGGGACGCCGGCGAGTGGGAGGTGCCGAACGACGCGAACGGTGTGCCGACCCAGCCCACCGACACCCAGATGCGTGACGGCTACCTCTCGGCGTGGAACTGCATCGCCGGGCACACCGGGGTCGCGCTGGGCGCCACGATGTTCAACTACGGCCAGGAGAACGACTTCGGCGGTGTGTGGTTCAACGTGCTGCCCGCGGGCTGGAAGCGGCTGGCGTACTACTCGGTCGCCAAGGACTTCGGCGGCTCGCCGCAGGCCAACACCCCGCCCGTGATCAGCTCGCTGTCGGTGGGCAACGCGGGCGCGGTCCCGGCCGGCGGCACCTTCAACGTGACGGCGTCGGCGAGCGACCCGAACGGCGACCTCATCCGCTACCAGCTGATGTACTCGCACAAGTACGTCGACGGCGGCACCGGCCTGAACCAGGTCGACTTCACCCAGACCGGCAACGGCACCTTCACCGCGACCGCGCCCAAGACGCTCGGTGTGTGGAAGGTCTACGTCTACGCGTACGACGGGCACGGCAACGTCGGTATCGAGACCAAGTCCTTCCGGGTGGTCGCGCCGACCGTCAGCGGCACGAACGTGGCGCTCGGCCGGCCGACGACGGCCTCCACGTACCAGGCGACCGGCAACGGCGCGCCGTTCCCGCCGTCGAACGCGACGGACGGCAACTGGAACACCCGGTGGGCGAGCGAGTGGAGCGACCCCCAGTGGATCCAGGTCGACCTGGGCCAGTCCCGGGCGGTCAAGCACATCCAGCTCGGCTGGGAGTCCGCGTACGGGAAGTCGTATCAGGTGCAGGTATCGGACAACGGCAGTACGTGGACGACCGTGTACTCCACGACGACCGGGAGCGGCGGCGTCGACACCGTCGACGTCAACGCGTCCGGGCGGTATGTGCGGGTGAATCTGACCCAGCGCGGGACGGCGTACGGCTACTCGCTGTACGAGTTCGGCGTCTACGCCTGA
- a CDS encoding ROK family transcriptional regulator: MKREVGQTTRDLRRHNRTSVLTRLYLHGAASRFDLMRATGLSSATVSNVVTDLVADGLVAEAGLLDSDGGRPRTLLEVRPGYAQVVGVDIGETHVQVGLFDWTLDTLVTATFPMDRARPAPAVLADLVTAGIEEVTAKAGADPAALLGIGVGVPGAVMPDGLVHAPTLGWSGVPFHDLLRPHVAAPLHLDNCARTLGQAEMWRGAARGAERAIVALLAVGVGAAVATGSPGGVTSTTSEWGHTVVEAGGAACRCGSHGCLEAYIGADAILRHYEHTPGAPQLASAGTEERIAALTAQAAAGPGPAADTVGRAAEYLGIGIANLINLLSPDRVILSGWVGATLGPTMLPAVRDAMRRHTLDYMADGTVLALGRLGREAVALGAATLPVHELLTAGGRMG, from the coding sequence GTGAAGCGCGAGGTTGGCCAGACGACGAGGGATCTGCGTCGGCACAATCGCACCTCGGTGCTGACCAGGCTCTATCTGCACGGCGCCGCCAGCCGCTTCGACCTGATGCGGGCCACCGGACTGAGCTCGGCCACCGTCAGCAATGTCGTCACCGACCTGGTGGCCGACGGCCTGGTCGCCGAGGCCGGACTGCTGGACTCCGACGGCGGCCGCCCCCGTACGCTGCTGGAGGTGCGGCCCGGATACGCGCAGGTCGTCGGCGTGGACATCGGTGAGACCCATGTCCAGGTCGGCCTGTTCGACTGGACGCTGGACACGCTGGTCACGGCGACCTTTCCGATGGACCGGGCGCGGCCGGCCCCGGCCGTGCTCGCCGACCTGGTGACCGCCGGGATCGAGGAGGTCACCGCCAAGGCGGGCGCCGATCCGGCCGCGCTGCTCGGGATCGGGGTGGGCGTACCGGGCGCGGTGATGCCCGACGGTCTCGTGCACGCGCCCACCCTCGGCTGGTCCGGCGTGCCCTTCCACGACCTGCTGCGCCCGCATGTCGCCGCACCGCTGCACCTGGACAACTGCGCGCGCACCCTCGGCCAGGCCGAGATGTGGCGCGGGGCGGCCCGGGGCGCGGAGCGCGCGATCGTCGCGCTGCTCGCGGTCGGCGTCGGCGCGGCGGTGGCCACGGGCTCGCCCGGCGGTGTCACCAGTACGACCAGCGAGTGGGGCCACACCGTGGTCGAGGCGGGCGGAGCCGCGTGCCGCTGTGGCTCGCACGGCTGCCTGGAGGCGTACATCGGCGCCGACGCGATCCTGCGGCACTACGAACACACCCCCGGAGCCCCGCAGTTGGCGTCGGCAGGCACCGAGGAGCGGATCGCGGCGCTGACCGCGCAGGCGGCCGCGGGGCCCGGCCCCGCGGCCGACACGGTCGGCCGGGCCGCGGAGTACCTCGGGATCGGGATCGCCAACCTGATCAACCTGCTCAGCCCCGACCGGGTGATCCTCTCCGGCTGGGTCGGCGCGACCCTGGGCCCGACGATGCTGCCCGCCGTCCGCGACGCGATGCGCCGCCACACGCTGGACTACATGGCGGACGGCACGGTCCTCGCGCTCGGGCGCCTGGGCCGGGAGGCGGTGGCGCTGGGCGCGGCCACCCTCCCGGTCCACGAACTGCTCACGGCGGGCGGCCGGATGGGGTAG
- a CDS encoding carbohydrate ABC transporter permease: MSGLTLTGRGTARAARRSRRDRQLSAGRGVYAVLAVVVVLSVFPLYWTLVAASRDNAALSQVPPALLPGSHLFHNLHRAFGEADMQLALVNSLIVAGTVTVSVVITSTLAGFAFSKLRFPGRGPLLGAVVATMMVPTQLGIIPLYIMMANWLHWANHLQALIVPAAANAFGVFFMRQYLVSAVPDELLDAGRVDGCTTRGLYWHIALPAARPAMAVLGMLTFMASWNDFYWPKVVMTQQNPTVQLSLSELASGYLQDYSLVLTGALVSSLPIIAVFLLMGRQILDGIMQGAMKG; this comes from the coding sequence GTGAGCGGCCTGACCCTGACCGGCCGCGGCACCGCGCGCGCCGCGCGCCGCAGCCGGCGGGACCGCCAACTGTCCGCCGGTAGAGGCGTGTACGCGGTGCTCGCCGTCGTCGTCGTGCTGTCCGTCTTCCCGCTGTACTGGACGCTGGTGGCCGCCTCCCGCGACAACGCGGCACTCAGCCAGGTGCCGCCCGCGCTGCTGCCGGGCAGCCATCTCTTCCACAACCTGCACCGGGCCTTCGGCGAGGCCGACATGCAACTCGCCCTGGTCAACTCGCTGATCGTGGCCGGTACGGTCACCGTCTCGGTGGTGATCACCTCGACGCTGGCCGGATTCGCCTTCTCCAAGCTCCGCTTCCCCGGCCGCGGACCGCTGCTCGGCGCGGTGGTGGCCACCATGATGGTCCCCACCCAGCTCGGCATCATCCCGCTCTACATCATGATGGCGAACTGGCTGCACTGGGCCAACCATCTGCAGGCGCTGATCGTCCCGGCCGCCGCGAACGCCTTCGGGGTGTTCTTCATGCGGCAGTACCTGGTCTCGGCCGTCCCCGACGAACTCCTCGACGCGGGACGGGTGGACGGCTGTACGACCAGGGGCCTGTACTGGCACATCGCGCTTCCCGCCGCCCGCCCGGCGATGGCGGTGCTCGGCATGCTCACCTTCATGGCCAGCTGGAACGACTTCTACTGGCCGAAGGTCGTCATGACCCAGCAGAACCCCACCGTGCAGCTGTCGCTGTCCGAACTGGCCAGCGGCTACCTCCAGGACTACTCCCTGGTGCTCACCGGTGCGCTCGTCTCCAGCCTGCCGATCATTGCGGTCTTCCTGTTGATGGGTCGTCAGATCCTGGACGGCATCATGCAGGGAGCCATGAAGGGATGA
- a CDS encoding glycoside hydrolase family 3 C-terminal domain-containing protein, with translation MTMITPAPVPPQRPDAAAPALTSVPTSAGPGPAAPALSPAELDALVAKLDLPAKVRLLSGATSFRLQGEPAIGLRSIGVSDGPAGVRGERWDERDTSLALPSPTALAASWDDGLVGELGALLAAEARRKGIGVLLAPTLNLHRSPGAGRHFECYSEDPLLTARTAVAYIGGVQGGGVAATAKHYVANDSETDRLTLDARVDERTLRELYMAPFEAAVRAGVWVVMSAYNGVNGRTMSESALLAEPLKGEWGFDGVVVSDWGAVRSTEAAALAAQDLAMPGPHPLWGEPLIAAVREGRVPPEAVDDKLRRILLLAARIGALEGAPEPDTGTPPADPLGLLRRAVAAGSVLLRNEDGLLPLAAEGASAPRRIAVIGPNAAAARFQGGGSAAVFPEAVVSPLEGIREALSGSGAEVVHAEGVVLTTRPTPLHTGNARDPRSGEPGVLVRYLSADGTEIHAEHRLSGRILESGDAPELAGTAAAVEVSARVTVDVTGEWRLSVVGLGAVALSADGDKLIDTYVAPESQDPTYVHVTPSFRTAARQVTAGDELLLVATRHWEAEHGFAVALAADPPRRDEDALLAEAVEAARGADTAVVVVGTTDEIESEGFDRPSLALPGRQDELVAAVAAANPRTVVIVNSGGPVELPWRESAPAVLLGWFPGQEAGHGLADVLFGRAEPGGRLPTTWGALSEGAPLPSTTPVDGVLRYTEGPYIGHRAWRRAGAEPAYWFGHGLGYTTWAYESMEVVTGEVGAEQGALVRVRVRNTGTREGREVVQLYLTTGPDDHDDGGPRLAGYAAVRAEPGGQAVAEIRIDPRTLQRWSPQDGTWQPRPGPYTVHAGPSAARQPLSGPLAL, from the coding sequence ATGACCATGATCACCCCCGCGCCCGTGCCCCCGCAGCGGCCCGACGCAGCGGCCCCCGCGCTCACGTCCGTGCCCACGTCCGCCGGACCCGGCCCGGCGGCGCCCGCGCTCTCGCCCGCCGAGCTCGACGCACTCGTCGCCAAGCTCGACCTGCCCGCCAAGGTCCGGCTGCTGTCCGGCGCCACCTCCTTCCGGCTCCAGGGGGAACCGGCCATCGGACTGCGTTCCATCGGTGTGTCCGACGGACCCGCGGGCGTACGCGGCGAGCGCTGGGACGAACGCGACACCTCGCTCGCCCTGCCCTCGCCCACCGCGCTCGCGGCGAGCTGGGACGACGGCCTCGTCGGCGAACTCGGCGCCCTGCTCGCCGCCGAGGCCCGCCGCAAGGGGATCGGCGTGCTGCTCGCCCCGACCCTCAATCTGCACCGGAGCCCCGGCGCCGGACGGCACTTCGAGTGCTACTCCGAGGACCCGCTGCTGACCGCGCGCACCGCGGTCGCCTACATCGGCGGTGTCCAGGGCGGCGGGGTCGCGGCGACCGCCAAGCACTACGTGGCCAACGACTCGGAGACCGATCGCCTCACCCTGGACGCCCGGGTGGACGAACGCACCCTGCGCGAGCTGTACATGGCCCCCTTCGAGGCGGCGGTACGGGCCGGGGTGTGGGTGGTGATGTCCGCGTACAACGGGGTCAACGGCCGCACGATGTCGGAGAGCGCTCTACTGGCCGAGCCGCTCAAGGGGGAGTGGGGCTTCGACGGCGTGGTGGTCTCGGACTGGGGCGCGGTCCGCTCGACCGAGGCCGCGGCGCTGGCCGCGCAGGACCTGGCGATGCCCGGGCCGCATCCGCTGTGGGGCGAGCCCCTGATCGCGGCCGTGCGCGAGGGCCGGGTGCCGCCGGAGGCGGTCGACGACAAGCTCCGCCGGATTCTGCTGCTCGCGGCCAGAATCGGCGCGCTCGAAGGGGCTCCCGAGCCCGACACCGGGACACCGCCCGCCGACCCGCTGGGCCTGCTGCGGCGGGCGGTCGCGGCCGGCAGCGTGCTGCTGCGCAACGAGGACGGGCTGCTGCCACTGGCCGCGGAAGGCGCCTCGGCCCCGCGGCGGATCGCGGTCATCGGCCCCAACGCCGCGGCCGCCCGCTTCCAGGGCGGCGGCAGCGCGGCAGTCTTCCCCGAGGCGGTCGTCTCACCGCTGGAGGGCATCAGGGAAGCGCTCTCCGGCAGCGGCGCCGAGGTCGTCCACGCCGAGGGCGTCGTCCTCACCACCCGTCCGACCCCGCTGCACACCGGCAACGCCCGCGACCCGCGCTCGGGCGAGCCCGGCGTGCTGGTCCGCTACCTCTCCGCCGACGGCACCGAGATCCACGCCGAACACCGGCTCAGCGGCCGCATCCTGGAGTCCGGCGACGCCCCAGAACTGGCCGGCACCGCGGCCGCCGTCGAGGTCAGCGCCCGTGTCACGGTGGATGTGACGGGGGAGTGGCGGCTGTCGGTGGTCGGCCTCGGCGCGGTCGCGCTCAGCGCCGACGGGGACAAGCTGATCGACACCTACGTCGCGCCCGAGTCGCAGGACCCCACCTATGTGCACGTCACGCCGTCCTTCCGCACCGCCGCCCGGCAGGTGACCGCGGGCGACGAACTGCTGCTCGTCGCCACCCGGCACTGGGAGGCCGAGCACGGCTTCGCGGTGGCGCTGGCGGCCGACCCGCCCCGGCGCGACGAGGACGCGCTGCTCGCCGAGGCCGTCGAGGCGGCCCGCGGCGCCGACACGGCGGTCGTCGTGGTCGGCACCACCGACGAGATCGAGAGCGAGGGCTTCGACCGCCCCTCGCTGGCGCTGCCCGGCCGTCAGGACGAACTCGTCGCCGCGGTCGCCGCCGCCAACCCGCGGACCGTGGTGATCGTCAACTCCGGCGGACCGGTCGAACTCCCGTGGCGGGAGAGCGCTCCCGCGGTGCTGCTCGGCTGGTTCCCCGGCCAGGAGGCCGGACACGGCCTGGCCGACGTGCTGTTCGGCCGCGCGGAGCCCGGCGGTCGGCTCCCCACCACCTGGGGAGCGCTCTCCGAGGGCGCCCCCCTGCCGTCCACCACCCCGGTGGACGGGGTGCTGCGGTACACCGAGGGCCCCTACATCGGCCACCGCGCCTGGCGGCGGGCCGGCGCCGAGCCCGCCTACTGGTTCGGGCACGGCCTGGGCTACACGACCTGGGCGTACGAGAGCATGGAGGTGGTCACCGGCGAGGTCGGCGCCGAGCAGGGCGCCCTGGTCCGGGTGCGGGTACGCAACACCGGTACGCGCGAGGGCCGCGAGGTCGTCCAGCTCTATCTGACCACCGGACCCGACGACCACGACGACGGCGGACCGCGGCTGGCCGGATACGCGGCCGTCCGCGCCGAGCCCGGTGGACAGGCGGTCGCCGAGATACGGATCGACCCGCGCACCCTCCAGCGCTGGTCGCCGCAGGACGGGACCTGGCAGCCGCGCCCGGGCCCGTACACCGTGCACGCCGGTCCCTCGGCCGCTCGGCAACCGCTCTCCGGGCCGCTGGCCCTCTGA